In the Prosthecobacter vanneervenii genome, one interval contains:
- a CDS encoding efflux RND transporter permease subunit — protein sequence MNFARFFVDRPIFAAVLSIVITLLGVLAYVALPIAQYPEVIPPTVVVSATYPGADARTLAETVSTPLEQEINGVEDMLYLSSSSTSDGKVQITVTFRLGSDLNEAQVLVQNRVNAAVSRLPEEVRRLGVNVNKRSPDLTLSAQFYSPDGSRDVAYLSNYVTLQVQNELARIPGVAEASALGGMDYSMRIWLDPEKVAGLGLTAGDIVRAIREQNVQVAAGSLGQPPASKDSEFQYTLTAPGRLKKVEEFGDIVLKTGKQGDVVRLANVARIELGSRDYSSRTYMDGYNAVSLRVFQLPGSNAIATADAVYARLKQLKERFPPGIDYAINYDTTKFVRSSIKSVLNTLMEAILLVVFVVIIFLQNWRASIIPLLAVPVSLIGTLAVMQWMGFSLNNLSLFGLVLAIGIVVDDAIVVVENVERNIALGLSPREASVRAMNEVSGAVIAVALVLCAVFVPTAFISGITGQFYRQFALTIAVSTVISAFNSLTLSPALCALLLQPHGVKQDWFTRMLNLLLGWFFKGFNRVFQLGSDLYASLVGKLIRLALLVLIGYGALIGLAGKLFQDVPGGFIPSQDMGYAIVLVQLPDAAAFERTDAVVRKMDAMAREIPGIAHTFAISGYSSVLQANQPNVGAAFLVFDDFAKRQSPDLKGDALLTVIRKKFSTIQEGRVLVLPPPPLRGLGNAGGFKIQVQDLNNAGLPALEAATQKLLAAAQQEPGLISLITGFRARTPQFKLEINRAQAKTMGVSLADLNEALQIYLGSVYVNDFNLFGRTYQVTAQADAEYRKDPSDVSRIKIRNQAGEMVPLAALVKVVKTGGADRVQRYNLYYSADINGNTLPSVSSGQMIEKIERLAKEHLPVGFAIEWTDLTYQQILAGDTLIYIFPLCVIFVFLVLSAQYESWSLPMAIILIVPMCLLSAIGGVWLRAQDNNIFTQIGLVVLVGLAAKNAILIVEFAKQLQDSGMDRVKAAVEACRLRLRPILMTSFAFILGVLPLVLAKGAGAEMRQALGTAVFFGMIGVTIFGLLFTPVFYVIIRAFVERRESRRQSVATAPVIHEAH from the coding sequence ATGAATTTCGCCCGCTTCTTTGTGGACCGGCCCATCTTTGCGGCCGTGCTGAGCATCGTCATCACCCTGCTGGGTGTGCTCGCCTATGTGGCGCTGCCCATCGCGCAATATCCCGAGGTCATTCCCCCCACCGTTGTCGTCTCGGCCACCTATCCAGGCGCGGATGCACGCACTCTGGCAGAAACCGTCTCCACGCCGCTGGAGCAGGAAATCAACGGTGTGGAGGACATGCTGTATCTCTCCTCCTCATCCACGAGCGATGGCAAGGTGCAGATCACAGTGACCTTCCGCCTGGGCTCAGACCTGAACGAGGCGCAGGTGCTGGTGCAAAACCGCGTGAATGCCGCTGTCTCCCGTCTGCCGGAGGAGGTGCGCCGTCTGGGTGTGAATGTGAACAAGCGCTCGCCCGACCTGACCTTGTCAGCCCAATTCTACAGTCCTGACGGATCACGTGATGTCGCGTACCTGAGCAACTACGTCACGCTGCAGGTGCAAAACGAGCTCGCCCGCATTCCAGGCGTGGCAGAGGCTTCAGCACTGGGTGGGATGGATTACTCGATGCGCATCTGGCTGGACCCGGAAAAAGTCGCCGGCTTGGGCCTGACAGCGGGTGATATTGTGCGTGCGATCCGCGAGCAAAACGTGCAGGTGGCCGCTGGCTCGCTAGGCCAGCCGCCGGCCTCCAAGGACTCGGAGTTTCAATACACGCTCACGGCACCCGGTCGCCTGAAGAAGGTCGAGGAGTTTGGTGATATCGTGCTCAAGACCGGAAAGCAGGGCGACGTGGTGCGACTGGCCAATGTGGCGCGCATCGAACTGGGCTCCCGCGACTACTCCAGCCGCACCTACATGGACGGGTACAATGCCGTGTCTCTTCGCGTGTTTCAGCTTCCGGGCAGCAACGCCATTGCGACTGCTGATGCCGTCTATGCACGCCTCAAACAACTCAAGGAACGCTTTCCGCCGGGCATCGACTACGCCATCAACTACGACACCACCAAGTTTGTCCGTTCCTCGATCAAGTCAGTGCTGAACACGCTGATGGAGGCGATCCTGCTAGTCGTGTTCGTCGTCATCATCTTCCTGCAAAACTGGCGAGCCTCAATCATTCCGCTGCTGGCTGTTCCCGTGTCGCTTATCGGGACACTGGCCGTGATGCAGTGGATGGGTTTCTCGCTCAACAACCTTTCGCTGTTTGGGCTGGTGCTCGCCATCGGGATCGTGGTGGACGATGCCATCGTGGTGGTGGAGAACGTCGAGCGAAACATCGCGCTGGGCCTAAGCCCGCGAGAGGCCTCCGTGCGTGCCATGAATGAGGTGAGCGGGGCCGTCATCGCGGTGGCGCTGGTGCTCTGCGCCGTGTTCGTGCCCACGGCTTTCATCAGCGGAATCACCGGCCAGTTTTACCGTCAGTTCGCGCTGACTATCGCGGTCTCCACCGTGATCTCCGCCTTCAATTCCCTGACGCTGAGCCCTGCGCTCTGCGCCCTGCTGCTGCAGCCGCATGGGGTTAAGCAGGACTGGTTCACACGTATGCTCAACCTCCTTCTGGGGTGGTTTTTCAAGGGCTTTAATCGTGTGTTCCAGCTTGGCTCAGACCTGTATGCTTCTCTTGTCGGAAAGCTCATCCGTCTGGCGCTGCTGGTACTTATTGGTTATGGCGCGCTGATCGGGCTGGCGGGCAAACTCTTCCAGGATGTGCCCGGCGGCTTCATCCCCTCTCAGGACATGGGCTATGCCATCGTTTTGGTGCAGTTGCCAGACGCCGCGGCCTTTGAACGGACCGACGCCGTGGTGCGCAAGATGGACGCGATGGCACGTGAGATTCCCGGAATAGCGCACACCTTTGCCATCTCTGGTTATTCCTCCGTGCTGCAGGCAAACCAGCCCAACGTCGGCGCGGCTTTCCTTGTTTTTGACGACTTTGCGAAGCGCCAGTCTCCAGACCTGAAGGGAGATGCACTCCTGACAGTCATCCGCAAAAAATTCTCCACCATTCAGGAGGGGCGCGTGCTCGTGCTGCCACCGCCGCCTCTCCGTGGTCTTGGAAACGCAGGAGGCTTCAAAATACAGGTTCAGGACCTCAACAACGCAGGCTTGCCAGCACTGGAGGCCGCGACGCAAAAGCTGCTGGCCGCGGCCCAGCAGGAACCTGGTCTGATCTCCCTCATTACTGGCTTCCGAGCCCGGACTCCCCAGTTCAAGCTGGAGATCAACCGTGCGCAGGCCAAGACCATGGGTGTGTCTTTGGCAGACCTCAATGAAGCGCTGCAGATCTACCTCGGCTCTGTGTATGTGAACGACTTCAACCTTTTCGGCCGCACCTACCAGGTGACCGCACAAGCGGATGCGGAATACCGCAAAGATCCATCGGATGTGAGCCGCATCAAAATCCGTAACCAGGCAGGCGAAATGGTGCCGCTGGCAGCGCTGGTGAAAGTAGTGAAAACCGGCGGCGCCGACCGCGTGCAGCGCTACAACCTTTACTACTCCGCCGATATCAACGGCAATACCCTGCCCAGCGTCAGCTCCGGCCAGATGATCGAAAAGATTGAGCGCCTGGCCAAGGAACACCTGCCAGTGGGATTTGCCATCGAGTGGACCGACCTGACCTACCAGCAGATTCTGGCTGGGGACACGCTCATCTACATCTTCCCCCTGTGCGTGATCTTCGTCTTCCTGGTGCTCTCCGCCCAGTATGAGAGCTGGAGCCTGCCTATGGCCATCATCCTCATCGTGCCGATGTGCCTTCTCTCGGCCATTGGCGGCGTGTGGCTGCGAGCGCAAGACAACAACATCTTCACGCAGATCGGGCTGGTGGTGCTCGTGGGCCTCGCGGCCAAAAACGCCATCCTCATCGTGGAGTTTGCCAAGCAGCTGCAAGACAGCGGCATGGACCGTGTGAAAGCGGCTGTAGAGGCCTGCCGCCTGCGCCTGCGCCCGATTCTCATGACCAGCTTTGCCTTCATCCTTGGGGTGCTGCCGCTGGTGCTCGCCAAGGGTGCCGGTGCAGAAATGCGCCAGGCGCTTGGCACGGCGGTGTTCTTCGGCATGATCGGGGTCACCATCTTCGGCCTTCTTTTCACGCCTGTGTTTTACGTCATCATCCGCGCCTTCGTCGAGCGCCGCGAAAGCCGCCGTCAGTCCGTTGCCACCGCCCCTGTGATTCATGAAGCCCACTAG
- a CDS encoding efflux RND transporter periplasmic adaptor subunit gives MQRALFFPILRTTALRRAFAGLLILSSLTACKRSNNAAAGPPPTAAPEVTVAKPIAKRLMDWDEFTGRLTARKRVEVHARVSGYVTKVSFKEGAEVKAGDVLFTIDPRPYQAVVERAEAMLAQAKSAAEVASVEARNATALRQGQAISVEESERRLKSATGEMAGVRGAEAALRAAKLDLEFTEIHAPISGRISDARVTEGNLVSGGNQGATLLTTIVELDPIYCEIEADERSVLKYREMHKTGERTSAMFARIPAQMELLNQDGWPNHGEIDFVDNQLNPATGTIRARAVFPNADRLMSPGFFARVRIPGSGEYDGLLIRDSAVGDDQGSSFVWVLDAEDKAVYKPVTLGPLLDGMRVIRKGLKADDRVVVLGLMSVRNGVKVKATLTDMQPAAEATK, from the coding sequence ATGCAGCGCGCACTGTTCTTTCCCATTCTCCGCACCACAGCCCTGCGGCGGGCCTTCGCAGGCCTGCTCATCCTGAGCTCCCTGACCGCCTGCAAACGCAGCAACAACGCCGCCGCAGGCCCTCCGCCCACAGCAGCCCCTGAAGTGACCGTGGCCAAGCCGATAGCCAAAAGGCTCATGGACTGGGATGAATTTACCGGGCGACTGACTGCGCGCAAACGCGTTGAGGTTCATGCACGTGTATCTGGATATGTGACCAAAGTCAGCTTCAAGGAAGGTGCCGAGGTCAAGGCGGGAGATGTGCTCTTTACTATTGATCCACGCCCCTACCAAGCTGTGGTCGAACGCGCTGAGGCCATGCTGGCCCAGGCCAAGTCTGCAGCCGAGGTGGCGAGCGTGGAAGCACGAAACGCCACCGCCCTGCGTCAAGGGCAGGCCATTTCGGTGGAGGAGTCCGAACGCCGTCTGAAAAGTGCCACCGGTGAAATGGCGGGCGTGCGTGGTGCTGAGGCGGCCCTGCGCGCCGCCAAGCTGGATCTCGAATTCACCGAAATCCACGCCCCAATCAGCGGGCGCATCAGTGATGCGCGTGTCACTGAGGGCAACCTCGTCAGCGGTGGGAACCAGGGAGCCACGCTGCTGACCACCATCGTCGAGCTGGACCCCATTTACTGCGAGATCGAGGCCGATGAGCGTTCTGTTCTCAAATACCGCGAGATGCATAAGACTGGCGAGCGCACGAGCGCCATGTTTGCCCGCATTCCAGCCCAGATGGAACTGCTGAACCAGGATGGCTGGCCCAACCACGGAGAGATCGATTTCGTGGACAACCAGCTCAATCCCGCCACCGGCACCATCCGTGCCCGTGCGGTTTTTCCCAATGCCGACCGCCTCATGTCCCCGGGCTTTTTTGCCCGCGTGCGCATCCCCGGCAGCGGCGAGTATGACGGCCTGCTGATTCGAGATTCTGCTGTGGGAGACGACCAGGGCAGCAGCTTTGTGTGGGTGCTGGATGCCGAGGACAAGGCCGTTTACAAACCTGTCACACTGGGCCCGCTTCTGGATGGCATGCGTGTCATCCGCAAAGGACTGAAAGCGGACGACCGAGTGGTCGTGCTGGGCCTCATGAGTGTGCGCAACGGAGTGAAAGTGAAGGCCACACTGACCGACATGCAGCCTGCGGCGGAAGCCACCAAATAA